The proteins below come from a single Aspergillus oryzae RIB40 DNA, chromosome 5 genomic window:
- a CDS encoding PH domain-containing protein (predicted protein), with amino-acid sequence MMHQPLTSSCPSTSEGHVKAPAIHFPDGTVKQSTLLRSPTVHRNGHVNLDTFSPVNENGSFEFDRVLKTGKVHRRVKHKHAFRASWKQAYLVLRPNLLSVYKDEEATRLRLSITLSEVTAIAPVKSPRSNRQHVFGIFSPSKNYRFQALSEKDAQDWIERIRAETRMDEEEEAFLALSMKGNNTATSKQQIDDTTDFSDVEHIARASSPEFGRASSPGGRLTAHQNFSGHDITSYSEWSDGPASNSSVRPVSRTSTIPNLSVSTPASAQPASARDTDRTQESGARRDPERVICNGYLQCLRIKGGVRQWKRLWVVLRPKSLGFYKDEQEYSAVKILPMDQVFDAAEIDPISRSKLYCLQVIAEEKSYRLCTDNEESLAKWLGSLKSVLVARKKLESETVPGAAAATAAAAAAA; translated from the exons ATGATGCACCAGCCGTTGACAAGCTCGTGCCCATCGACCTCGGAGGGGCATGTCAAAGCCCCAGCGATTCATTTTCCTGACGGTACCGTCAAGCAGTCGACTCTACTCCGGTCCCCGACCGTCCATCGGAATGGACATGTCAACCTAGATACATTTTCACCAGTCAATGAAAACGGGAGCTTCGAATTCGATCGCGTCTTGAAAACTGGGAAGGTGCATCGTCGGGTTAAACATAAACAT GCATTCAGGGCCTCCTGGAAACAAGCCTATCTCGTTCTCCGCCCGAATCTGTTATCAGTCTACAAAGATGAGGAAGCAACAAGGTTGCGGCTATCCATTACTCTATCAGAAGTAACCGCGATCGCACCCGTTAAATCTCCTCGGTCAAATCGCCAGCACGTTTTTGGCATATTCTCCCCTTCGAAGAACTATCGCTTCCAGGCTCTGTCGGAAAAAGATGCGCAGGATTGGATCGAGCGCATTCGTGCCGAAACCCgcatggacgaggaagaggaggcgTTTCTGGCCCTTTccatgaaaggaaataatACAGCGACGAGCAAGCAGCAGATCGATGATACCACTGATTTCTCGGATGTTGAGCATATAGCAAGGGCCAGCTCGCCTGAATTTGGACGAGCAAGCTCTCCTGGAGGACGTCTCACTGCCCACCAAAATTTCTCGGGACATGACATTACGTCTTACTCAGAATGGTCCGATGGACCAGCGAGCAACTCCAGTGTTCGCCCCGtttcaagaacttcaacaaTTCCTAACTTATCTGTGTCTACTCCGGCGAGTGCACAGCCCGCTTCTGCGCGCGATACGGATCGGACCCAGGAATCAGGTGCTCGGCGTGACCCGGAGAGAGTTATCTGTAATGGCTATCTTCAATGTCTTCGCATTAAAGGAGGCGTGCGCCAATGGAAACGACTATGGGTTGTCTTGCGTCCAAAGAGCCTTGGCTTCTATAAGGATGAACAG GAGTATTCCGCAGTCAAGATCCTTCCCATGGACCAGGTATTCGACGCCGCAGAAATTGACCCAATATCTCGGTCAAAACTCTACTGTCTACAAGTCATCGCAGAGGAAAAATCATATCGTCTATGCACAGACAACGAAGAATCCCTTGCAAAGTGGTTAGGGTCCCTAAAAAGCGTTCTAGTCGCTCGCAAGAAACTCGAATCAGAGACTGTGCCAGGAGCGGCAGCGGCAacggcagcagcagcagcagcagcctgA